One Drosophila subobscura isolate 14011-0131.10 chromosome U, UCBerk_Dsub_1.0, whole genome shotgun sequence DNA window includes the following coding sequences:
- the LOC117901425 gene encoding protein O-mannosyl-transferase TMTC2: protein MELPPWLLPAKELVAGEAWLRLRLRLHKSNMDYTCLFCCSLAFALYLNTLNAGFVYDDRRAILGNADVSGSGPWQRSFGNDFWGTPLTDSGSHGSWRPLCVLSFRLNYFLGGGFAPWGFHLVNNLLHCVATALVVRVARTLLASVWAVLAAGALFAAHPIHTEAVAGVVGRADVAACVCYLLTYLSYLRHMRWRESGDPRQWLALAVTLIVALAGLLCKETAITVLLVCALIDVVRGVTGHVDKQRLRSVCIVLGALFCSAYCRLVIVPGPQTAFSSADNPISRTPSTWTRLLTFLYLPVFNFRLMLQPQVLSFDWGMDALPRVTSLWDRRNAQSACFYSVLLGVAWRSCRQLFSKEVAGGVPAAVAPFPQYHIQKVSAGRKSRSKRKRLAASSKYQAFEATAASAYAPIHQETSLPAFASAKQPCSSSSRDCNNNSSSSSGAYPHPHPHHLVSSAFRGSRSSSSCSNSTTSSNKSSGSSSSSSSSSSSSSSSSSSSSSSSSSLLPCCSSEYLLGGMSPKSRHACIMLMSCSFLALPFLPASNLFFYVGFVVAERLLYLPSVGFCLLVGYGVSRLMASTQRARCTLVLCLSVCLLAALSLRTVRRNADWRDEESLYRSAIAVNPPKALGNLGSVLSSQGRYEEAKQVLQEAIRYRPNMADVHFNLGILHQNQQDYAAAVECFQRAIKFRPNLAVAYLNLGISFIALGKRQQAMEILQAGATLDGATVRDRWAHDQARSSAYLQLGALYVEQGKLQRALALYREALSSLPGLPQQREVLYQRIGDVLGRLQQWDEAERHHRAALELQPNQVAAHLSYGITLARNSSRSAEAEMWFKRALKLAPDQASVYHHYAEFLSLQSRHHESAVYHRRAAELAPTDYALVVAAATAMRLLDRKVEAEIWYRKAVALRPDDAHAHTNLGAILHLLGRTTHAAASYKAALRLQPGDAITLGNLAKLGVTNV from the exons CATGGACTACACGTGTCTCTTCTGCTGCAGCCTGGCGTTTGCCCTCTATCTGAACACCCTCAATGCTGGCTTCGTCTATGATGACAG ACGCGCTATCCTCGGCAATGCGGATGTCTCGGGCAGTGGGCCCTGGCAACGTAGCTTCGGGAATGACTTCTGGGGCACCCCGCTGACGGACAGCGGCTCCCATGGCTCCTGGCGTCCCCTGTGCGTGCTCAGCTTCCGGCTCAACTACTTCCTTGGCGGCGGCTTTGCGCCGTGGGGCTTCCACCTGGTCAACAATCTGCTGCATTGCGTTGCCACAGCCCTCGTGGTGCGCGTGGCACGCACTCTGCTCGCCTCCGTTTGGGCAGTGCTGGCCGCGGGCGCTTTGTTCGCCGCCCATCCCATTCACACGGAGGCCGTGGCCGGTGTGGTGGGGCGTGCGGATGTGGCCGCGTGTGTCTGCTATCTGCTGACGTATCTCAGCTATCTGCGGCACATGCGCTGGCGTGAGTCTGGAGATCCACGTCAGTGGCTGGCACTGGCTGTCACGCTGATCGTCGCACTGGCAGGACTCCTGTGCAAGGAGACAGCCATcacggtgctgctggtgtgcgCTCTCATCGATGTAGTGCGGGGTGTCACGGGACACGTGGATAAG CAACGCCTTCGCTCTGTGTGCATTGTCCTCGGAGCGCTCTTCTGCAGCGCCTACTGCCGTCTGGTCATCGTGCCTGGACCACAGACGGCCTTCTCCAGCGCTGACAATCCCATTTCCCGCACACCCTCCACCTGGACGCGTCTCCTCACGTTTCTCTATCTGCCGGTGTTCAATTTTCGCCTGATGCTGCAGCCGCAAGTCCTCAGCTTCGACTGGGGCATGGATGCACTGCCGCGTGTCACCTCGCTGTGGGATCGCCGCAATGCGCAGTCCGCCTGCTTCTACTCCGTGCTGCtgggcgtggcgtggcgcaGCTGTCGGCAGTTGTTCAGCAAGGAAGTGGCGGGAGGAgtgccagcggcagtggcgcCATTCCCGCAGTATCACATCCAAAAGGTCTCCGCTGGTCGCAAGTCCCGCTCCAAGCGCAAGCGACtggcggccagcagcaagtACCAAGCCTTTGAGGCAACGGCCGCATCTGCCTATGCGCCGATACATCAGGAGACGTCGCTGCCGGCTTTTGCCAGCGCCAAGCagccgtgcagcagcagcagcagggactgcaacaacaacagcagcagcagcagcggcgcctatccgcatccacatccgcatcacCTCGTGTCTTCCGCCTTTCGCGGCtcccggagcagcagcagctgcagcaacagcacaaccTCCAGCAACAAGAgctccggcagcagcagcagcagctccagctccagctccagcagctcctcctcaaGCTCCAGTTCGAGCTCAAGCTCGAGCTCCCTGCTGCCCTGTTGCTCCTCCGAGTATCTGCTTGGGGGCATGTCTCCAAAGAGTCGCCATGCCTGCATTATGCTCATGTCCTGCTCCTTCCTTGCGTTGCCCTTCCTGCCCGCCAGCAATCTCTTCTTCTATGTGGGCTTCGTGGTGGCCGAGCGGCTGCTGTACCTCCCCTCCGTCGgcttctgcctgctggtggGCTACGGGGTGTCCCGTCTCATGGCCTCCACGCAGCGCGCACGCTGCACTCTGGTGCTGTGCCTCAGCGTGTGCCTGCTGGCCGCCCTCAGCCTGAGGACGGTGCGCCGCAATGCCGACTGGCGGGACGAGGAGAGCCTATACAGGAGCGCAATTGCCGTGAATCCGCCAAAGG CATTGGGCAATCTGGGCAGCGTGCTCAGCTCTCAGGGTCGCTACGAGGAGGCCAAACAAGTGCTGCAGGAGGCCATTCGATACAGGCCCAACATGGCGGACGTGCACTTTAATCT CGGCATTCTGCATCAGAACCAGCAGGACTATGCGGCAGCTGTTGAGTGCTTTCAGCGTGCTATTAAATTCAGGCCAAATCTGGCAG TGGCGTACCTCAATCTGGGCATATCATTCATTGCGCTCGGCAAGCGCCAGCAGGCCATGGAGATCCTTCAAGCAGGCGCCACGCTGGACGGGGCCACGGTCCGCGATCGTTGGGCCCACGATCAGGCGCGCAGTTCGGCGTATCTCCAGCTGGGCGCACTCTATGTGGAGCAGGGCAAGCTCCAGCGTGCTTTGGCTCTGTACCGCGAGGCGCTCTCTTCGCTGCCGGGACTTCCGCAGCAGCGGGAGGTGCTCTATCAGCGCATTGGCGATGTCCTCGGACGCCTGCAGCAGTGGGACGAGGCGGAGCGGCATCATCGAGCGGCGCTCGAGCTGCAACCCAATCAAGTGGCGGCACATCTCTCCTACGGCATCACGCTGGCCCGAAAC AGCAGCCGCTCGGCGGAGGCTGAGATGTGGTTCAAGCGTGCCCTAAAACTGGCGCCCGATCAGGCCAGCGTCTACCATCATTACG CTGAATTTTTGTCGCTGCAATCGCGACACCACGAGTCCGCTGTCTATCATCGTAGAGCCGCAGAGCTGGCGCCCACGGACTATGCTctggtggtggcagcggcgacAGCCATGCGGCTGCTGGATCGCAAAGTGGAGGCAGAGATTTGGTACAGAAAG GCGGTGGCCCTTCGGCCGGATgatgcccacgcccacaccaaTCTGGGCGCCATTCTGCATCTGCTGGGACGCACCACACATGCGGCGGCCAGCTACAAGGCAGCGCTGCGACTGCAGCCCGGAGACGCCATCACGCTGGGGAATCTGGCCAAGCTGGGCGTGACGAATGTTTAG